A single region of the Microcoleus sp. bin38.metabat.b11b12b14.051 genome encodes:
- a CDS encoding M20/M25/M40 family metallo-hydrolase codes for MMKRLIWIALFILVGLVAAGWGSGSLQRFSAVPEVSIDRTIHTSQNPSTSPLTAEKDAPSGLQIDPLRLWKHVETLAGERVEEQSRTFTRDYISQQLQTFGFSPKLQEFDRGINVFAERKGTDSKAGAILVAAHYDTVPKSPGADDNATGVAAVLEVARLLGSSPTPRTLQVAFFDREEIGLLGSLAFAGSPARLKNLQGAIVLDMIGYSCHKSGCQQYPEGLTPQPFLDAAGVTSPDKGEFIAVVGDAEHPLLLRAFAESPKADLPAVVTLPVPLKGVLTPDVLRSDHAPFWYKGVGAVLVTDTANLRSPHYHQSTDTLATIDRSFFAGSAQIVVNAAAKLLEIQ; via the coding sequence ATGATGAAACGATTGATTTGGATAGCGCTATTTATTCTGGTTGGGTTGGTGGCTGCGGGTTGGGGTTCTGGCTCGTTGCAGCGTTTTTCGGCTGTGCCGGAAGTTTCGATCGATCGCACTATCCACACTTCCCAAAACCCGTCTACCTCGCCACTGACTGCTGAAAAAGATGCACCCAGCGGCCTGCAAATTGACCCGTTGAGATTGTGGAAACACGTTGAAACTCTAGCAGGAGAACGGGTGGAAGAACAATCTCGCACTTTTACGAGAGACTACATTTCGCAACAACTGCAAACCTTCGGTTTTTCGCCAAAATTGCAGGAATTCGATCGCGGAATCAATGTTTTTGCCGAGAGAAAAGGTACTGACTCAAAAGCTGGGGCAATTCTCGTTGCTGCACACTACGACACTGTACCAAAATCGCCTGGGGCTGACGACAATGCGACAGGAGTTGCAGCAGTTTTAGAAGTAGCAAGATTGCTGGGTTCTAGTCCCACGCCTCGGACATTGCAAGTGGCATTTTTCGATAGGGAAGAAATCGGACTTTTAGGCAGTTTAGCATTCGCCGGTAGCCCAGCGCGATTAAAAAATTTGCAGGGTGCGATCGTCCTAGATATGATCGGTTATTCTTGCCACAAGTCAGGCTGTCAGCAATATCCCGAAGGATTGACACCGCAACCGTTTCTAGATGCAGCCGGGGTAACATCTCCCGATAAGGGCGAGTTTATCGCTGTGGTTGGGGATGCGGAACATCCGTTGCTGTTGCGCGCTTTTGCGGAGTCGCCAAAAGCTGATTTACCTGCTGTGGTAACTCTACCGGTTCCTCTGAAAGGGGTGCTGACTCCCGATGTTTTACGCAGCGACCACGCGCCGTTCTGGTATAAAGGAGTTGGTGCTGTGTTGGTGACGGATACTGCAAATTTGCGATCGCCCCACTACCACCAATCTACCGATACCCTCGCAACTATCGATCGGTCTTTTTTCGCCGGTTCTGCCCAAATCGTGGTCAATGCCGCAGCTAAACTATTGGAAATTCAGTAA
- the glgP gene encoding alpha-glucan family phosphorylase codes for MQPIRTFNVSPSLPPILEPLRKLAYNLHWDWNVDTKDLFRRLDRDLWDSSNQNPVLMLGTISQERLQEMAEDEGFIAQMNRAAQQLEDYLKNRAWYRKQRGTELKECYAYFSMEFGLVKALPIYSGGLGVLAGDHLKSASDLGLPLAGVGLLYQEGYFSQYLNADGWQQERYPLNDFYNMPLHLERNPDGSELRIEVDYPGRKVYARIWRVQVGTVPLYLMDTNIEPNSRYDQDITDQLYGGDKTLRMHQEIMLGIGGVKMLKALGLTVTAYHMNEGHAAFMALERIRMLMEEYHLSFLEAEQVVISSSMFTTHTPVPAGFDLFEPDMVMHYLGQYPKMFGLSQEEFLGLGRENTADSSAPLNMAILAIKMSSFVNGVAALHGVVSRPMFQGLWPGLPQEEVPITSITNGVHARSCVAKSTQELYDRYLGPDWEMTAKDDRLWDRMSSIPDEELWRNHERCRSELVVFAREWLQKTLRERGAAQTEIEHAREALDPKVLTIGFARRFATYKRATLFLRDVDRIMRIMRDKNRPVQFVIAGKAHPMDIPGKELIRDIVHFIREHETISSMVFLPNYDINVARMMVSGCDVWLNTPRRPREASGTSGMKASMNGLPNLSILDGWWDEADYVRTGWPIGHGEFYEDTKYQDEVEANALYDLMEKEVVPLFYNRDSDGIPRGWTAKMKDSIALNCPFFNTARMVKDYARRAYFPVSDRFHTMTSEGCAPAKELSQWKKHVRAKWHDIKIESVDISQDKEVKVNQSIAVKSRINLKGLTPADVQIELYQGSVDANGDIVGGVPVVMEYLGEDSHNASLYTADITYTSSGLQGLSLRVLPKHDNLSSPYEAGVILWAH; via the coding sequence ATGCAGCCAATTCGCACGTTTAACGTTTCCCCGTCCCTACCCCCAATCCTCGAACCCCTACGCAAGCTTGCCTACAACTTGCACTGGGATTGGAACGTTGATACCAAAGACCTTTTCCGCCGCCTCGATAGAGACCTCTGGGACTCCAGCAACCAAAACCCGGTGCTGATGCTGGGAACCATTTCTCAAGAGCGACTGCAAGAAATGGCAGAAGATGAAGGCTTCATTGCTCAAATGAACCGAGCAGCGCAGCAGTTAGAGGATTATCTCAAAAATCGTGCCTGGTATCGCAAACAGCGCGGTACAGAGCTGAAAGAATGCTACGCTTACTTTTCGATGGAATTCGGCTTAGTAAAAGCCCTACCCATCTATTCCGGCGGTTTGGGTGTGCTCGCGGGCGACCACCTCAAATCTGCTAGCGATTTGGGCTTGCCCTTAGCTGGCGTGGGCTTGCTGTATCAAGAAGGCTATTTTTCGCAGTATCTCAACGCCGACGGCTGGCAGCAAGAACGCTATCCGCTGAACGATTTCTACAATATGCCACTGCACTTAGAACGCAATCCCGACGGTTCGGAATTGCGGATTGAGGTGGACTATCCGGGCCGTAAGGTGTACGCCCGGATTTGGCGAGTACAGGTGGGTACGGTTCCTCTGTACTTGATGGATACAAATATTGAACCTAACAGCCGCTACGATCAAGATATTACCGACCAACTCTACGGCGGTGACAAAACTCTGCGGATGCACCAAGAAATCATGTTGGGCATCGGCGGCGTGAAAATGCTCAAGGCTTTGGGCTTGACAGTTACGGCTTATCACATGAATGAAGGCCACGCGGCTTTCATGGCTTTGGAACGCATTCGGATGCTGATGGAGGAATATCACCTGAGTTTCTTGGAAGCGGAACAGGTGGTAATTTCGAGCAGTATGTTTACGACTCACACGCCTGTACCTGCTGGCTTTGACTTGTTTGAGCCGGATATGGTAATGCACTATCTGGGTCAGTATCCCAAGATGTTTGGTTTGTCGCAAGAGGAGTTTCTGGGATTGGGCCGGGAGAATACTGCCGATTCGTCTGCGCCTCTGAATATGGCAATTTTGGCAATTAAAATGTCGAGTTTTGTCAATGGGGTGGCGGCTTTGCACGGTGTGGTGTCGCGCCCGATGTTCCAGGGGTTGTGGCCGGGTTTACCTCAGGAAGAGGTGCCGATTACTTCGATTACCAACGGGGTTCACGCTCGCAGTTGTGTGGCCAAATCTACTCAGGAATTGTACGATCGATATCTTGGCCCGGATTGGGAAATGACGGCAAAGGACGATCGACTATGGGACAGGATGTCGTCGATTCCCGATGAGGAATTGTGGCGCAATCACGAACGCTGTCGATCGGAATTGGTGGTGTTTGCACGGGAATGGCTGCAAAAAACTCTACGCGAGCGCGGTGCGGCTCAAACCGAAATTGAGCACGCGCGGGAAGCTCTCGATCCGAAGGTATTGACGATCGGGTTTGCGCGCCGTTTTGCTACTTACAAGCGGGCGACACTATTTTTGCGTGATGTCGATCGCATTATGCGGATCATGCGCGACAAAAACCGCCCGGTGCAGTTTGTGATTGCTGGGAAGGCTCACCCGATGGATATTCCGGGTAAGGAATTGATTCGGGATATTGTTCATTTCATCCGCGAGCACGAAACTATCAGTTCGATGGTGTTTTTGCCGAACTATGACATTAATGTGGCTCGGATGATGGTGTCGGGCTGCGATGTGTGGCTGAATACGCCGCGCCGCCCCCGTGAGGCTTCGGGTACTTCGGGGATGAAAGCTTCGATGAATGGTTTGCCAAACCTCAGTATTCTTGACGGTTGGTGGGATGAAGCGGACTATGTTCGTACCGGTTGGCCGATCGGACATGGCGAGTTTTACGAAGATACTAAGTATCAGGATGAGGTTGAGGCGAATGCTTTGTACGACTTGATGGAAAAGGAAGTTGTACCGCTGTTTTACAACCGAGATTCCGATGGAATTCCTCGCGGTTGGACGGCGAAAATGAAGGATTCGATTGCTTTGAACTGTCCTTTCTTTAATACGGCTCGGATGGTGAAGGATTACGCACGGCGGGCTTATTTCCCCGTGAGCGATCGCTTCCACACGATGACCTCGGAGGGATGCGCTCCAGCTAAGGAGTTGTCTCAATGGAAGAAACACGTTCGGGCTAAGTGGCACGACATTAAGATTGAGTCTGTTGATATTTCCCAGGATAAGGAAGTTAAGGTCAATCAGTCGATCGCTGTTAAATCTCGCATCAATCTAAAGGGATTAACGCCTGCGGACGTGCAAATTGAACTTTATCAAGGTTCGGTTGATGCTAATGGTGATATTGTCGGCGGTGTGCCGGTGGTAATGGAGTATTTGGGAGAAGATTCTCACAATGCTAGTCTTTATACGGCTGACATTACTTATACTTCTAGTGGTTTGCAAGGTTTGTCGCTGCGGGTTTTGCCGAAGCATGATAATCTTAGCAGTCCCTATGAAGCTGGTGTGATTCTCTGGGCACATTAG
- a CDS encoding DUF429 domain-containing protein, with protein sequence MKFIGIDLGWSSGASGLCCLNWENNRLQFIECDRQLATNDILAWIDRQISPTEPAIIAVDAPTIIANPTGMRLADKLTHKHFGRYHAGCYPANLSRPFAQKTVEFGLSLEARGFVHAPTIEAQKLGRYQIEVFPHPATINLFQLERILKYKKGKLAERQLELMKLCQYIIDILPTLKPSLNLTNVENKNSRSSAFISGSQLPEIPTSIATLKALEDQLDALLCAYIGAHWWYWGIEKNIVLGDRTTGYIVIPSRQL encoded by the coding sequence ATGAAATTTATCGGCATCGATTTAGGTTGGAGTTCAGGCGCCAGCGGTTTATGCTGTTTGAATTGGGAAAATAACCGATTACAATTCATCGAGTGCGATCGCCAATTAGCAACCAACGACATTCTCGCCTGGATCGATCGCCAAATCTCCCCAACCGAACCAGCAATCATCGCCGTAGACGCACCCACAATCATCGCCAATCCTACCGGAATGCGCCTCGCCGACAAACTCACCCACAAACACTTCGGCCGCTATCACGCAGGCTGCTATCCCGCCAACCTTTCCCGCCCCTTCGCGCAAAAAACCGTAGAATTTGGCCTCAGTTTAGAAGCCCGAGGATTTGTCCACGCACCAACGATTGAAGCTCAAAAATTAGGGCGATATCAAATAGAAGTCTTTCCCCATCCAGCCACAATCAATCTATTTCAATTAGAGCGAATACTCAAATACAAAAAAGGAAAACTGGCAGAGCGTCAACTAGAATTGATGAAACTCTGCCAGTATATTATCGATATTTTACCAACTCTCAAACCATCTCTAAATCTCACCAATGTCGAGAATAAAAATTCGCGTTCATCAGCGTTTATCAGCGGTTCACAACTCCCCGAAATCCCCACCAGTATCGCCACCCTCAAAGCCTTAGAAGACCAGCTAGATGCCTTGCTATGTGCTTATATCGGCGCCCACTGGTGGTACTGGGGAATCGAAAAGAATATCGTATTGGGCGATCGCACAACCGGCTATATAGTCATACCCTCGCGACAGTTATGA
- a CDS encoding FHA domain-containing protein translates to MIGNIGQPTAVSDRPYLVLTSQDQTIQLELKQPQHVLGRDRTRADFVVPEPWRAVSGVHAVLRQKGDTYWIYDGDGQRPSTNGLFVDRTRITPNDGYCLKNGTEIKIGLDPKNQVLVTYFNPLASQIFPPSKQSIPLSNRSVLLGRDPNASLQLDAPLVSRRHATIDADSRGNYILRDHSVNGVFVNGQRITNSAQLAEGDAIRIGPFTLTYRNHTLEVQDRGNQIRLDADSLVIPKRLDRITLAIEPGQFVALVGGSGAGKSTLMRTLLGIEKTTEGAVFLNGDNLRQNFNIYRNQIGYVPQDDIIHADLTVEEVLSYAAKLRLPPDTDVKQVVAKTLEDIEMTHRRTAVVRQLSGGQRKRVSIGVELLADPKLFFLDEPTSGLDPGLDKKMMQLLRKLASQGRTVILVTHATANITMCDRIVFMGRGGRLCYFGPPTEALDFFDVKTGDFADIYNELETGETNVQSWAEKFNKSPYYQQYIVNHFSTGNANGKTPAAPPKPKSVSFVNQLVLLAQRYFQLICRDLVNLSLALLTAPIGISLLRLAVRDKDPLIGAPEPTLAPLAMRVLFVFTCAAIWVGLATSLQEIVKESAIYLRERLVNLGLFAYLGSKLFILSGLAVLQTLLMVGVILIAFKSPEPSLISWPVGAAITTFLTLMSCISLGLLVSAIVKNGSQANSALPLILLPQIIFSGVLFKMEGVASKFSWLMLSRWSVGAYGSLVNVNAMVPAPTTLPDGSILPQPFEPTPVYDPTWHNLSLNWGILCVHIFVYLMLTLWLQKRKDIL, encoded by the coding sequence ATGATAGGTAATATAGGACAACCGACTGCTGTCAGCGATCGCCCTTATTTAGTATTAACGAGTCAAGATCAAACCATACAGTTAGAGTTAAAACAGCCGCAGCACGTACTAGGGCGCGATCGCACTCGTGCTGATTTCGTGGTTCCCGAGCCTTGGCGGGCAGTTTCCGGCGTTCATGCTGTGTTGCGCCAAAAGGGGGATACTTACTGGATTTACGACGGTGACGGACAGCGCCCGAGCACTAATGGCTTATTTGTCGATCGCACTCGCATTACTCCCAATGACGGTTATTGTCTCAAAAACGGTACAGAAATTAAAATCGGTCTCGATCCAAAAAATCAAGTTTTAGTCACTTATTTTAATCCGCTGGCGAGTCAAATTTTTCCGCCCAGCAAACAGTCAATTCCTCTCAGCAATCGATCGGTTTTGTTGGGCCGCGATCCAAATGCTTCGCTGCAATTGGATGCGCCGCTGGTTTCGAGGCGCCACGCGACAATCGATGCAGACAGTCGCGGTAATTATATTTTACGAGACCACAGTGTTAATGGCGTTTTTGTCAACGGTCAGCGCATCACAAATTCTGCACAGTTGGCCGAGGGAGATGCGATTCGGATCGGCCCGTTTACTCTAACTTACCGCAATCATACGTTAGAGGTGCAAGACCGAGGCAATCAAATTCGCCTCGATGCTGACAGTCTGGTGATTCCCAAGCGTTTGGATCGTATCACTTTGGCGATCGAACCAGGGCAGTTTGTGGCTTTAGTCGGCGGTAGTGGTGCGGGTAAATCTACTTTAATGCGGACGCTTTTAGGGATTGAGAAAACTACTGAAGGCGCTGTGTTTCTCAACGGCGACAACTTGCGCCAAAACTTCAATATTTATCGCAATCAAATTGGTTACGTCCCTCAAGATGATATTATTCACGCAGATTTAACCGTAGAAGAAGTGTTGAGTTATGCTGCTAAATTGCGCTTACCTCCCGATACAGATGTTAAGCAAGTAGTCGCAAAAACTTTAGAAGATATTGAAATGACTCACCGCCGTACTGCTGTTGTCAGACAGCTTAGTGGCGGACAGCGCAAACGGGTTAGCATCGGAGTTGAACTGTTAGCAGATCCGAAACTTTTCTTTTTGGACGAACCGACTTCCGGGCTAGATCCGGGGTTGGATAAGAAGATGATGCAGCTACTGCGAAAGTTGGCAAGTCAAGGCCGGACGGTGATTCTGGTGACTCACGCGACGGCAAATATCACCATGTGCGATCGCATTGTCTTTATGGGCCGCGGCGGACGGCTTTGTTACTTCGGCCCGCCCACCGAAGCCCTGGATTTTTTCGATGTCAAAACTGGGGATTTTGCCGACATTTACAACGAATTAGAAACAGGAGAAACCAACGTTCAAAGCTGGGCAGAAAAGTTCAATAAATCTCCATACTATCAGCAGTATATTGTCAACCACTTCAGCACCGGCAACGCTAATGGAAAAACACCTGCTGCGCCTCCCAAGCCCAAATCTGTATCTTTTGTAAACCAACTCGTTCTGCTTGCTCAGCGCTATTTTCAGCTTATTTGCCGCGACTTAGTTAACTTGAGTTTAGCTCTTTTAACGGCTCCGATCGGGATTAGTTTGCTACGGCTTGCCGTCAGGGATAAAGACCCGTTAATTGGCGCACCCGAACCAACTTTAGCACCTTTAGCGATGCGCGTTTTGTTTGTATTTACCTGCGCGGCTATTTGGGTAGGACTCGCAACTTCTCTGCAAGAGATTGTCAAAGAATCGGCTATTTATTTGCGCGAACGTTTAGTTAATTTAGGATTGTTTGCTTATTTGGGTTCAAAGCTTTTCATACTTTCCGGCTTAGCGGTATTGCAAACGCTGTTGATGGTAGGAGTGATTCTGATTGCTTTTAAATCCCCGGAACCGAGTTTAATTTCCTGGCCGGTGGGAGCAGCTATTACCACATTCCTGACTTTAATGAGCTGTATAAGTCTTGGATTGCTGGTTTCTGCGATCGTCAAAAATGGCTCTCAAGCTAATAGCGCTTTACCTCTAATATTGTTGCCTCAGATTATTTTTTCTGGAGTTTTGTTTAAGATGGAAGGTGTGGCGAGCAAGTTTTCTTGGTTGATGTTAAGCCGCTGGTCTGTGGGTGCTTACGGTTCTTTAGTTAATGTAAATGCGATGGTTCCCGCGCCTACTACTTTGCCCGATGGGAGCATACTTCCTCAGCCGTTTGAGCCTACTCCTGTTTACGATCCAACTTGGCACAATCTCAGTTTAAATTGGGGGATTTTGTGCGTGCATATTTTCGTTTATTTGATGTTGACTCTGTGGTTGCAGAAGCGGAAGGATATTTTATAG
- a CDS encoding SRPBCC family protein codes for MLVKTNASVEIAASPEVVFDFVASLSNVPKSFRGFGPIPAIIKAEMADGGEMREGGVRRIENSDTSVIDEEIITFKKPERQTYRLVRGFKFPISLLIESGGGDWNFTATAKGTRIDWEFYFMLTSPVFYPLGLLLVQVFMQKAMQQCLDNIQEYLASPSELIV; via the coding sequence ATGTTAGTTAAAACCAACGCGTCAGTAGAAATTGCTGCATCACCGGAAGTAGTGTTTGATTTTGTGGCATCACTATCGAATGTGCCAAAATCCTTTCGCGGATTTGGTCCAATTCCAGCAATTATTAAAGCTGAAATGGCTGATGGTGGAGAGATGCGTGAAGGCGGTGTGCGGCGGATAGAAAATTCCGATACTTCGGTGATTGATGAAGAAATCATTACTTTCAAAAAGCCAGAAAGACAAACCTACCGACTGGTTAGAGGGTTTAAGTTTCCCATTTCTCTACTCATTGAGTCTGGTGGCGGAGATTGGAATTTCACTGCTACAGCAAAGGGAACTCGGATTGATTGGGAGTTTTATTTTATGCTGACTTCTCCGGTATTCTATCCGCTTGGATTGTTGCTAGTTCAGGTTTTTATGCAAAAAGCTATGCAGCAGTGTTTAGATAATATTCAAGAATATTTGGCTAGCCCAAGCGA
- a CDS encoding GGDEF and EAL domain-containing protein, with amino-acid sequence MKTIDRLMLGYLTATFLGVECCINPKILPAMVGVRDGNLAAKAIWVAPDNHSSRRSASGTNSRADLFVDKSSSYIEPINTRTYNFTYSDKDSALAPTFSLKKISFYLVFISLAISLFIRRNKIANLLSKASWAIKQNSQTVQHKLPQGETILEPKKLQDIGDTIAKMTQDLQQTAEYALDICEEMSVSIIATTPGGHILSLNQATCELLGYSKKDLLGKQIAGLFKETDSPAQGSELANLTAENCVKNVERIYISKDYKKIIVLLSISTIRDDKGHVSGKLYVAQDITDSKRAERDLRRSEKKFRQLVETVNAAAFIYQRRQLRFVNSQTEDMTGYTREELLALDLYDLVHPDFRETVKRWGKSHQIRESLLSKNEVKILTKTGETRWIEATVDIIKFERKASILVTAFDISDRKLAELELETSLSLLQATIESTADGILAVDGQGKVVSFNRKFAQMWQLPDFLLDSRDSNQILGFGINQLKYPEIFLYRAKELSDRPAVESFDIIEFKDGRIFERYSLPQLTGGKISGRVFSFRDVTERWQSQEKLRKSEERFHLLTRATNDAVWDLNLLKSEYWLSEEFEKVFGYKLNETQTIEVESWWQNIHPEERERVKSSFNLTMNSDAQCWSEEYSFRRADGGYVFVLDRGYIIRNASGEAVRAIGTMMDITQRKQAEEIIRYQAVYDQLTGLPNRILFNDRLLASLREAKKNQRMLAVMFLDLDRFKKINDTLGHAAGDRLLEGFAARISETLRSTDTVARWGGDEFTVLLPKVNCLEDALKTAQRILDNLKPAFKLEGQSLHVSSSIGIAVYPNDGEDAETLVKNADAALYCAKERGRNNYQLYTSTINPQGSQLLNIENRLHEALEQGEFEVFYQPKVNITTWKIQGMEALLRWQHPELGLVSPATFIPMAEENGLIVPIGEWVLQTACTQNKAWQDALQPDLRVAVNFSARQFQQFNLVQMVAKCLETTGLAPKYLELEITETTAMQDVEYTTKVLRELQDMGVQIALDDFGTGYCSLNYLKKFPLNILKIDKSFVGELTTDPCQRAIANAVATLGRDLNLSVVAEGVETKEQLDCLRSLHCHEIQGHYFSTALSAGDASKLLVNSLLRKVKIS; translated from the coding sequence ATGAAAACGATAGACAGATTAATGTTGGGATATTTAACTGCTACTTTTTTGGGTGTGGAATGTTGCATTAATCCCAAAATTTTGCCCGCAATGGTAGGGGTTAGAGACGGCAATCTCGCGGCAAAAGCAATTTGGGTAGCACCTGACAACCACAGCTCTAGGCGATCGGCATCTGGCACTAATTCAAGAGCAGACTTATTTGTGGATAAATCCTCTTCTTATATAGAACCAATAAATACACGAACCTACAATTTTACATATTCTGATAAAGATTCCGCTCTCGCTCCGACTTTTAGTTTAAAAAAAATTAGTTTTTATCTGGTTTTTATTTCTCTAGCAATCTCGCTGTTCATCAGGAGGAATAAAATCGCAAATCTGTTGTCCAAGGCGAGCTGGGCTATTAAACAGAATTCTCAAACCGTGCAACACAAGCTACCACAGGGAGAAACTATATTGGAACCAAAAAAACTACAAGATATTGGGGATACTATTGCCAAAATGACCCAAGATTTGCAGCAAACTGCCGAATATGCCCTCGATATTTGCGAGGAAATGAGCGTCTCGATAATTGCCACCACCCCAGGCGGTCATATCCTGTCATTAAACCAAGCTACTTGTGAACTTTTAGGATATTCTAAAAAAGATTTGTTAGGAAAACAAATAGCCGGACTTTTTAAAGAGACTGACTCACCTGCACAAGGGTCAGAGTTAGCTAATTTAACAGCAGAAAATTGTGTGAAAAACGTCGAAAGAATCTACATTTCTAAAGATTATAAAAAAATAATTGTCCTGCTTTCTATTTCAACTATTCGGGACGACAAAGGCCATGTCAGCGGTAAGTTGTACGTAGCACAAGATATTACCGATAGCAAGCGGGCTGAAAGAGATTTGCGGCGCAGTGAAAAAAAGTTTCGGCAACTGGTAGAGACTGTTAATGCTGCTGCATTTATCTATCAGCGCCGACAGTTGCGCTTTGTTAATTCTCAGACAGAAGATATGACTGGATATACTCGCGAAGAATTGCTAGCGTTGGATTTATACGATTTAGTTCATCCAGATTTTAGAGAAACAGTTAAAAGATGGGGCAAATCCCACCAGATCCGAGAAAGTTTACTTTCAAAAAATGAAGTAAAAATTCTCACTAAAACCGGAGAAACACGCTGGATTGAAGCCACTGTAGATATTATCAAATTTGAAAGAAAAGCGTCGATATTAGTCACAGCTTTTGACATTAGCGATCGCAAATTAGCAGAGTTAGAACTAGAAACATCTCTTTCGTTGTTGCAAGCCACCATTGAGTCTACTGCTGACGGCATTCTGGCGGTTGACGGCCAAGGAAAAGTGGTCAGCTTTAATCGCAAGTTTGCCCAAATGTGGCAGTTGCCAGATTTCCTGCTGGATTCGAGAGATAGCAACCAAATTTTGGGGTTTGGAATAAACCAGTTAAAATACCCGGAAATCTTTCTTTACCGGGCTAAAGAATTGTCCGATCGCCCTGCTGTTGAAAGTTTCGATATCATCGAGTTTAAAGATGGCAGAATTTTTGAGCGCTACTCGCTCCCGCAACTGACTGGAGGCAAAATTAGCGGTAGAGTATTCAGCTTTCGCGATGTAACAGAACGCTGGCAATCCCAAGAAAAACTCCGCAAAAGCGAAGAACGCTTTCACCTGCTGACACGGGCAACAAATGATGCAGTTTGGGACTTGAATTTGTTAAAAAGCGAGTATTGGTTGAGCGAAGAGTTTGAAAAAGTTTTTGGATACAAACTTAACGAAACTCAGACGATAGAAGTAGAATCATGGTGGCAAAATATTCATCCTGAAGAACGGGAAAGAGTGAAGTCAAGCTTCAATTTAACAATGAACTCAGATGCTCAATGTTGGTCGGAGGAATACAGTTTTCGCCGCGCCGACGGGGGATATGTTTTCGTGCTCGATCGCGGGTACATCATCCGCAATGCCAGCGGCGAAGCAGTGCGGGCGATTGGCACTATGATGGATATCACTCAGCGCAAGCAAGCTGAAGAAATTATTCGCTATCAAGCTGTTTATGACCAACTCACTGGTTTACCGAACCGGATACTGTTTAACGATCGCCTGCTGGCGTCATTGAGAGAAGCTAAAAAAAATCAAAGAATGCTCGCTGTGATGTTTTTAGACTTGGACAGGTTCAAAAAGATTAATGATACACTAGGTCACGCTGCGGGCGATCGCCTGCTAGAAGGTTTTGCCGCACGCATCAGCGAGACATTGCGATCGACTGATACGGTGGCGCGCTGGGGAGGCGACGAATTTACCGTGCTGCTTCCCAAAGTCAATTGCTTGGAAGATGCACTAAAAACAGCTCAAAGAATTCTCGACAATTTAAAGCCAGCATTTAAACTAGAAGGACAGTCGCTTCACGTCAGCAGCAGCATCGGCATTGCCGTTTATCCCAACGACGGCGAAGATGCCGAAACTTTAGTCAAAAATGCCGATGCCGCCTTGTACTGTGCGAAAGAAAGGGGAAGAAATAACTATCAGTTATACACTTCAACAATTAATCCCCAAGGCAGCCAGTTGCTGAATATAGAAAACAGGCTGCACGAAGCTCTAGAGCAGGGAGAATTTGAGGTGTTTTACCAGCCTAAAGTCAACATCACTACTTGGAAAATTCAGGGTATGGAAGCCCTGCTGCGCTGGCAACATCCAGAATTAGGTTTAGTTTCTCCTGCGACATTTATTCCGATGGCAGAAGAGAACGGATTAATTGTACCTATTGGCGAATGGGTTTTGCAAACTGCCTGCACTCAAAATAAAGCTTGGCAGGATGCTTTGCAACCAGATTTGCGGGTAGCCGTCAATTTTTCGGCTCGGCAGTTCCAGCAATTTAATTTAGTGCAAATGGTGGCAAAATGTTTGGAAACAACTGGTTTAGCACCGAAGTATTTAGAATTAGAAATTACAGAGACTACGGCCATGCAAGATGTGGAATATACCACAAAAGTGCTGAGAGAGTTGCAGGATATGGGAGTGCAGATTGCCCTGGACGATTTCGGCACGGGTTATTGTTCTCTAAATTATTTGAAAAAGTTTCCGTTGAATATCTTGAAAATAGACAAATCTTTTGTCGGGGAACTGACGACTGATCCGTGCCAACGGGCGATCGCCAATGCTGTAGCCACGCTGGGGCGAGATTTGAATTTGAGCGTGGTGGCCGAAGGAGTAGAAACTAAAGAGCAGTTGGATTGTTTGCGATCGCTCCACTGTCACGAAATTCAGGGTCACTATTTCAGCACTGCACTCTCGGCTGGTGATGCTAGCAAACTTTTGGTAAATTCTCTGTTGAGGAAAGTGAAAATTTCTTGA